One window from the genome of Planktothrix serta PCC 8927 encodes:
- a CDS encoding Uma2 family endonuclease yields the protein MVTIKTQLTLDEFLTLPETDLNYELINGEAIPKMAPKRFHSRIRGTLCTLLTQWCQNRGEIGIEWAVILKKNNRDWVPIPDLLYISYSRLPLDRFIDEACPVPPELVIEIISPDQTFGQMSEKAIDYLNAGVLRVWVIDPKAKTITIFYPDAPPQTKRDEAILTDNLLEGLQLTPLQVFQQAGII from the coding sequence ATGGTAACAATCAAAACTCAACTTACTCTCGATGAATTTCTGACCCTTCCTGAAACCGACTTAAATTATGAATTGATTAATGGAGAAGCAATTCCCAAAATGGCCCCCAAACGTTTTCATTCTCGAATCAGAGGAACTCTATGTACCCTGTTAACTCAATGGTGTCAAAATCGAGGAGAAATCGGGATAGAATGGGCGGTTATTCTCAAAAAAAATAATCGAGATTGGGTTCCAATTCCTGATTTACTTTATATTTCCTATAGTCGTCTACCTTTAGACCGATTTATTGATGAAGCTTGTCCTGTTCCCCCTGAATTAGTAATAGAAATTATATCGCCGGATCAAACCTTTGGCCAAATGAGTGAAAAAGCGATTGATTATCTCAATGCTGGAGTATTGAGGGTTTGGGTTATTGACCCTAAAGCTAAAACCATTACTATTTTTTATCCTGATGCACCTCCTCAAACAAAACGAGATGAAGCAATTTTAACGGATAATTTATTAGAAGGATTACAACTCACGCCTCTGCAAGTTTTTCAACAAGCTGGGATTATTTGA
- a CDS encoding ribbon-helix-helix domain-containing protein, translating into MYTLPRTSTTDMEVTSIRLERELKERLKGLAKNKGYQALIRDILWNYVQQKSGDYRPSLTREDIRAHISAIAEQEERCVLTGTIIRPKEEMFLGLTFQGDMVPLSLNSLDG; encoded by the coding sequence ATGTATACCCTTCCTCGAACTTCAACAACGGATATGGAAGTCACAAGCATTCGCCTGGAACGGGAACTCAAAGAAAGATTAAAAGGACTAGCAAAGAACAAAGGCTATCAAGCACTGATTCGAGACATACTATGGAATTATGTCCAACAAAAATCGGGAGATTATCGACCATCGTTGACCAGAGAAGATATTCGCGCCCATATTTCCGCCATTGCTGAACAGGAGGAACGCTGTGTCTTAACCGGAACAATTATTCGACCCAAAGAGGAAATGTTTTTAGGACTCACGTTTCAAGGCGATATGGTTCCCCTTAGTTTAAACAGTTTAGATGGCTAG
- a CDS encoding Uma2 family endonuclease has protein sequence MSKSPHPGNILLENVPWQDLETILFKRQKNGGTLLAYDQGTLELITPSPQHQEYREILEEFIIMLLDLQNINYRCLGTMLWQRPDLKISLEVDSCFYIQNLSAIDHKLTISLPENPPPDLVLEIDLTRKSLSRRSMYGRLGIPEIWRCDQNKLKIYQLQGQEYQPSPRSLVFPEIALESLPQIIKNNIKSGRVAVRREFQEWLLTV, from the coding sequence ATGTCTAAATCTCCTCATCCCGGCAATATCCTCCTTGAGAATGTCCCTTGGCAGGATTTAGAAACAATTCTGTTTAAACGGCAAAAAAATGGAGGGACTTTACTGGCTTATGATCAGGGAACTTTGGAATTGATTACTCCTTCCCCCCAACATCAGGAATACCGTGAAATTTTAGAAGAATTTATCATCATGCTGTTAGATTTACAAAATATTAATTATCGTTGTTTAGGAACAATGCTCTGGCAACGACCGGATTTAAAGATTAGTTTAGAAGTGGATAGTTGTTTTTATATTCAAAATTTATCGGCAATTGATCATAAGTTAACGATTAGTTTACCGGAAAATCCACCTCCTGATTTAGTATTAGAAATTGATTTAACCCGAAAATCTCTCTCCAGACGTTCAATGTATGGCCGTTTAGGAATTCCTGAAATTTGGCGTTGTGATCAAAATAAACTTAAAATTTATCAGTTACAAGGACAAGAGTATCAACCCAGTCCGAGAAGTTTAGTGTTTCCTGAAATTGCCCTAGAAAGTTTACCTCAAATCATTAAAAACAATATTAAATCCGGTCGTGTTGCAGTGCGTCGGGAGTTTCAAGAATGGTTGCTAACCGTCTAA
- a CDS encoding type II toxin-antitoxin system RelE/ParE family toxin — MRKIAWTPKSLRAYKRLIRQNPQLRVAIEETLRQLATDPFHPTLKTHKLSGEFDGIWSASIDYRYRILFEFTVINDPENIILLLNLGNHDDVY; from the coding sequence TTGAGAAAAATTGCTTGGACTCCCAAATCTCTAAGAGCTTACAAACGATTAATTCGTCAAAATCCACAGTTGCGAGTTGCTATTGAAGAAACTCTCCGTCAACTGGCTACTGATCCTTTTCATCCTACTCTAAAAACGCATAAACTATCTGGTGAGTTTGATGGGATTTGGTCAGCTTCAATTGACTATCGTTATCGTATTTTGTTCGAGTTTACTGTTATCAATGACCCTGAAAATATTATCTTACTGTTGAACCTCGGAAACCATGATGATGTCTACTAA
- a CDS encoding PAS domain S-box protein, with amino-acid sequence MITPNGSEEQEIPACQQLEIALQESQSHWRDLFHLSPIGMVEISLEGRFLEVNASFCKFVGYSQAELMEFELNQITHPDDRAISFQFFNQLITQKIPQFQLEKRYLHKEGYWVYAIVNGYLRLDSQGKPHSVMGQIQDITERKLAEEDIKKREEYLRLILNNIPQQVFWKDTNLVFRGCNKNWAEAAQFESQEYVIGKTDHDLFPDPKIGDFFRAQDRRVMASKQAEMHLIAPKQKPSADGRTLWLDISRIPMQDSQGNVIGILGVIEDITERKEIDEKLRLTQFSIEKSRDYFLFTDGKARFFDVNQAACNALGYSREELLQMRVKDIDRQAPDDAWPISWEDLKQQGSFTFESVHLTKTGQEISVEITLSYLEYNQKEYGCAIVRDICDRKQAEIALQQAKEAAEAANHAKSEFLARMSHELRTPMNAILGFTQLIERDLQRNSQVLLANHQEHLDIISRSGEHLLNLINDVLEMSKIEAGRIVLNPAKFDLPRLLDCIKDMLAFKAESKGLAFNIIADPSLPEYIETDESKLRQVLINLLGNSIKFTEKGSITLRVKPLNSNSSPNQIPLNFEVEDTGPGIAPEELELLFQPFVQTETGRKSQQGTGLGLPISQQFVKLMGGEITVTSEIGKGTNFQFYIKANLAKFSESRCQELTRRVIGLAPNQPHYRILVVDDNWTNRQLVIKVLNPLGFQLKEAENGQEAISLWESWQPHLIFMDMRMPVMDGYEATEWIKQRLQGQATVIIALTASALQQDKLVVLSAGCDDFIRKPFRVEVLFEKIAQHLGVDFIYEENEVNLEPLEISTSPRELNHIAELTPEVLALLPKPLIQELYQATLKLNSKLVAEAIQKIPTAQGSIGQLLTQLADDFRYDVILELIKAIAETE; translated from the coding sequence ATGATAACTCCTAACGGATCAGAAGAACAAGAAATCCCAGCTTGTCAGCAACTTGAAATAGCATTGCAAGAAAGTCAATCCCATTGGAGAGATTTATTCCATTTATCTCCCATTGGAATGGTAGAAATTTCCCTAGAGGGGAGATTTTTGGAGGTGAATGCTTCCTTTTGTAAGTTCGTGGGTTATTCTCAAGCTGAATTAATGGAATTTGAACTGAATCAAATTACCCATCCTGATGATCGAGCCATTAGTTTTCAATTTTTTAATCAGTTAATTACTCAAAAAATTCCTCAATTTCAATTAGAAAAACGCTATCTTCATAAAGAAGGATATTGGGTTTATGCGATTGTTAACGGTTATTTACGTTTAGATTCTCAGGGAAAACCCCATTCTGTTATGGGTCAAATTCAGGATATCACAGAAAGGAAGTTAGCGGAAGAAGATATTAAAAAACGAGAGGAATATTTACGGTTAATTTTGAATAATATTCCTCAACAAGTATTTTGGAAAGATACAAATTTAGTCTTTAGAGGCTGTAATAAAAATTGGGCGGAAGCGGCACAGTTTGAAAGTCAAGAGTATGTGATTGGAAAAACGGATCATGATTTATTTCCTGACCCGAAGATTGGTGATTTCTTTCGCGCACAAGATCGGCGGGTGATGGCATCAAAACAAGCGGAAATGCACTTAATTGCACCCAAACAAAAACCTTCCGCCGATGGTCGAACGTTATGGTTAGATATTAGTCGAATTCCGATGCAGGATTCTCAGGGAAATGTGATCGGAATTTTAGGAGTAATTGAAGATATTACCGAACGCAAAGAAATTGATGAAAAGTTAAGATTAACACAGTTTTCGATTGAAAAATCAAGGGATTATTTTTTATTTACCGATGGGAAAGCGCGTTTTTTTGATGTGAATCAAGCGGCTTGTAATGCTTTGGGATATTCCAGAGAAGAATTACTTCAAATGCGGGTTAAAGATATTGATCGGCAAGCACCTGATGACGCATGGCCGATTTCTTGGGAGGATTTAAAACAACAGGGTTCTTTTACGTTTGAATCTGTTCATTTAACGAAAACAGGTCAGGAAATTAGTGTTGAAATTACGTTGAGTTATTTAGAATATAATCAAAAAGAATACGGCTGTGCAATTGTTCGGGATATTTGCGATCGCAAACAAGCAGAAATCGCCTTACAACAGGCGAAAGAAGCAGCAGAAGCAGCGAATCATGCTAAAAGTGAATTTTTAGCCCGCATGAGTCATGAATTGCGAACGCCGATGAATGCTATTCTAGGATTTACGCAACTGATAGAACGGGATTTACAGCGAAATTCTCAAGTTTTATTAGCCAATCATCAAGAACATTTAGACATTATTAGTCGCAGTGGTGAACATCTGTTAAATTTAATTAATGATGTTTTAGAAATGTCTAAAATTGAAGCGGGACGAATTGTATTAAATCCGGCTAAGTTTGATTTACCACGTCTCCTTGATTGTATTAAGGATATGTTAGCCTTTAAAGCCGAATCTAAAGGTTTAGCGTTTAATATTATTGCCGATCCCAGTCTTCCTGAATATATTGAAACCGATGAAAGTAAATTACGACAGGTGTTAATTAATCTTTTGGGAAATTCGATTAAATTTACAGAAAAGGGGTCTATTACTTTAAGGGTAAAACCTTTAAATTCAAACTCATCCCCTAATCAAATTCCACTTAATTTTGAAGTTGAAGATACTGGCCCAGGAATTGCCCCCGAAGAATTAGAATTATTATTCCAACCGTTTGTACAAACTGAAACAGGGCGAAAATCTCAACAAGGAACTGGATTAGGCTTACCGATTAGTCAACAGTTTGTGAAATTAATGGGAGGAGAAATAACCGTTACCAGTGAAATCGGAAAAGGAACAAACTTTCAATTTTATATTAAAGCCAATTTAGCCAAGTTTTCAGAAAGTCGGTGTCAAGAATTAACCCGGCGAGTCATCGGGTTAGCACCGAATCAACCCCATTATCGAATTTTAGTAGTTGATGATAATTGGACAAATAGACAGTTAGTAATTAAGGTTTTAAACCCTTTGGGATTTCAATTAAAAGAAGCCGAAAATGGTCAGGAAGCGATTAGTCTTTGGGAAAGTTGGCAACCCCATTTAATCTTTATGGATATGCGAATGCCTGTGATGGATGGTTATGAAGCGACAGAATGGATTAAACAGCGTTTACAGGGTCAAGCAACGGTAATTATTGCGTTAACAGCCAGTGCTTTACAACAGGATAAATTAGTGGTTTTATCAGCAGGATGTGATGATTTTATTCGGAAACCGTTTCGGGTTGAAGTGTTATTTGAAAAAATTGCTCAACATTTAGGGGTTGATTTTATTTATGAAGAAAATGAAGTCAATTTAGAACCCCTAGAAATATCTACTTCCCCCAGAGAATTAAACCACATTGCAGAATTAACACCAGAAGTATTAGCGTTGTTACCCAAACCCCTGATTCAAGAGTTATATCAAGCGACATTAAAACTTAATTCTAAGTTAGTGGCTGAAGCTATTCAAAAGATTCCGACTGCTCAGGGGTCTATTGGTCAATTATTAACTCAATTAGCCGATGATTTTCGGTATGATGTGATTCTGGAGTTAATAAAAGCGATCGCTGAAACTGAATAG
- a CDS encoding 2-hydroxyacid dehydrogenase: MTLLLLGEFENPEIWISALKTDQPELKIEVYPNFDNLLEIDAVLVWMHPLGVIEKFPNLKIIISTGAGVDHILRDPNLPPNIPIVRLVDESLTAQMSEYILLAILQFHRQFIAYQIQQNQQLWQGLPPRNIANCTVGILGLGVLGLDIAQKLKLIGFSVRGWSRTPKRLDNINCFSGKEEFNLFLSECSVLVCLLPLTPETEGILNQNTFAALPPGAYLINVARGKHLVEEDLLTALTSGQLSGACLDVFQNEPLPKNHPFWVHSKVIITPHIAAKTIPACVAPQIIEALQKSQEGLPLNNTINVSRGY, encoded by the coding sequence ATGACATTATTATTATTAGGAGAATTTGAAAATCCTGAAATTTGGATTTCTGCTCTAAAAACTGATCAACCGGAGTTAAAAATTGAAGTTTACCCTAATTTTGATAATTTATTAGAAATTGATGCCGTTTTAGTTTGGATGCACCCCTTGGGAGTGATTGAAAAATTCCCCAATTTAAAAATAATTATCTCAACGGGAGCGGGTGTTGATCATATTTTACGAGATCCGAATTTACCGCCTAATATTCCAATTGTGCGATTAGTAGATGAGTCTTTAACCGCCCAAATGTCCGAATATATCTTATTAGCGATTTTGCAGTTTCATCGTCAATTTATCGCCTATCAAATTCAGCAAAATCAACAGTTATGGCAAGGTTTACCTCCTAGAAATATAGCAAATTGTACCGTTGGAATTTTAGGGTTAGGAGTTCTGGGTTTAGATATTGCTCAAAAACTTAAATTGATCGGGTTTTCGGTTCGAGGTTGGAGTCGAACTCCTAAAAGATTAGATAATATTAATTGTTTTTCAGGAAAGGAAGAATTTAATTTATTTTTAAGTGAATGTTCGGTTTTAGTTTGTTTGTTACCGTTAACACCAGAAACCGAAGGGATTTTAAATCAAAACACCTTTGCGGCGTTACCTCCAGGCGCTTATTTAATTAATGTCGCCAGAGGGAAACATTTAGTTGAAGAAGATTTATTAACTGCGTTAACATCCGGTCAACTTTCGGGAGCGTGTTTAGATGTTTTTCAGAATGAACCCTTACCGAAAAATCATCCATTTTGGGTTCATTCAAAAGTTATTATAACTCCTCATATTGCGGCTAAAACAATTCCGGCTTGTGTGGCTCCCCAAATTATTGAAGCCCTGCAAAAGAGTCAAGAGGGATTACCTTTAAATAATACTATTAATGTATCCAGAGGATATTAA
- a CDS encoding DUF362 domain-containing protein has protein sequence MPTVSLIQTNSYNPQRLETSLEALLEPWGGMSAFVKPGDRVLLKPNLLTGSRPTKECVTRPELVAAVAKQVIAAGGKPFLGDSPAFGSALGVARANGYLPLIESLNLPIVEFQGKRYQTVSEGFDHLRLSKEAMEADVIINLPKLKSHVQLTLTMGVKNLFGCVPGKMKAWWHLEAGKDVNRFGEMLVETARAINPNLTILDAIIGHEGNGPSGGEPRELGILAAADHVFSLDRTIVDILQVDPSWIPTIVAAQRLELCPELTDIQFPLLTPEELQVSDWKLPDALVPIDFGLPRVLKSTFRHFYIRWIKEPMTTYSSLK, from the coding sequence ATGCCCACTGTGTCTTTAATTCAAACTAACTCCTATAACCCTCAACGGTTAGAAACATCCTTAGAAGCTCTACTGGAACCCTGGGGAGGGATGAGCGCCTTTGTCAAACCGGGCGATCGCGTTCTCCTCAAACCCAATTTATTAACCGGAAGTCGTCCCACAAAAGAATGTGTGACCCGACCGGAATTGGTGGCGGCGGTGGCTAAACAGGTGATTGCGGCGGGAGGAAAACCTTTTTTAGGGGATAGTCCCGCCTTTGGGAGCGCCTTGGGGGTCGCCCGTGCTAATGGCTATTTACCCTTAATTGAATCGTTAAATTTGCCAATTGTTGAATTTCAGGGAAAACGGTATCAAACTGTTAGTGAAGGTTTTGATCATTTACGGTTAAGTAAAGAAGCGATGGAAGCCGATGTGATTATTAATTTACCCAAACTAAAATCCCATGTTCAACTCACCCTGACAATGGGGGTTAAAAATCTTTTTGGTTGTGTACCGGGAAAAATGAAAGCTTGGTGGCATTTAGAAGCGGGAAAAGATGTTAATCGGTTTGGAGAAATGTTAGTTGAAACCGCTAGAGCGATTAATCCTAATTTAACGATTTTAGATGCAATTATTGGTCATGAAGGTAATGGCCCCAGTGGGGGTGAACCTCGTGAATTAGGGATTTTAGCGGCTGCTGATCATGTGTTTTCCCTGGATAGAACAATTGTTGATATTCTTCAGGTTGATCCGAGTTGGATTCCGACAATTGTGGCGGCTCAACGATTGGAATTATGTCCTGAATTAACAGACATTCAGTTTCCGTTATTAACACCTGAAGAATTACAAGTTTCTGATTGGAAATTACCCGATGCTTTAGTCCCGATTGATTTTGGTTTACCTCGCGTTTTGAAATCTACTTTCCGACATTTTTATATTCGCTGGATTAAAGAACCCATGACCACCTATAGCAGTCTTAAATAG
- a CDS encoding cytochrome P450 has translation MKETVIEGITIPKGTKVYWSMLGAGRDAETYPQPEQFLPQLPLRFQSREVVPSLLK, from the coding sequence ATCAAGGAGACTGTGATTGAGGGGATTACTATTCCTAAAGGAACGAAAGTCTATTGGTCAATGCTCGGTGCGGGAAGGGATGCTGAAACCTATCCTCAACCTGAGCAATTTCTTCCTCAACTGCCATTACGATTTCAATCCAGAGAAGTTGTACCCAGTCTTTTAAAGTGA
- a CDS encoding HNH endonuclease: protein MTSPTDVLRQSVVVFSQNYLPMSQVNIKRAIALLVTGKAEPLDLNSNEAGWFVHSPSTVLHVPAHIRLTMAGQERIWKVPPVNRREILRRDHQCCQYCGSSKRLTIDHVFPRSRGGTHTWDNVVTACERCNTVKGSRTPEEARMPLRTKPKAPIHPVVAFAEYFWQGR from the coding sequence GTGACCAGCCCAACTGACGTATTAAGGCAATCTGTGGTCGTATTCTCCCAAAATTATTTGCCCATGAGTCAAGTCAATATCAAACGGGCAATAGCGTTGTTAGTGACCGGAAAAGCTGAACCTTTGGATCTCAATTCCAATGAAGCTGGCTGGTTCGTCCATTCTCCCAGTACCGTGCTTCACGTTCCGGCACATATTCGCTTAACCATGGCAGGTCAAGAACGGATTTGGAAAGTTCCCCCGGTAAACCGTCGGGAAATTCTGCGCCGAGATCATCAATGCTGCCAATATTGCGGGAGTTCCAAACGATTAACCATCGATCATGTCTTTCCCCGTTCTCGTGGGGGTACTCATACCTGGGATAACGTGGTCACGGCTTGTGAACGTTGCAATACTGTTAAAGGGAGTCGCACCCCTGAAGAAGCTCGAATGCCGTTACGCACGAAGCCCAAAGCACCTATCCACCCTGTTGTTGCTTTCGCCGAATATTTCTGGCAAGGAAGGTAG
- a CDS encoding response regulator → MSDHLGHILIVDDTPDNLRLLSKTLSEQGYEVQCAINGKLALMAVKHEPPDLILLDIKMPEMDGYQVCEVLKSQEKTAGIPVIFLSALDDVFDKVKAFTVGGVDYITKPFQVEEVFARIENQLTIRRLQKQLQDKNLKLEHLNQELQRSNRELEEFAYVVSHDLQQPLQTITGFAELLLALKSEINLEQEADEYVAPILDEGIRMQELIKDLLEYSRVGTKKRKFEATDCQDVFRKSLAHLHSAIEESRAIITSEPLPTVMADRIQMGQLFQNLIGNGIKYQRPNVQPKIVISVQEKPQEWLFKVEDNGIGIKPENFDRIFQVFQRLHTNQEYPGTGVGLAICKKIIDRHRGKIWIESEWGIGTTFYFTLPKSDQEDYDNS, encoded by the coding sequence ATGTCAGATCATCTCGGTCATATTTTAATTGTTGATGATACGCCTGATAACTTGAGGTTGTTGTCAAAAACCTTAAGTGAACAGGGCTATGAAGTTCAATGTGCGATTAATGGCAAGTTAGCGTTAATGGCGGTGAAGCATGAGCCACCGGACTTGATTTTATTAGATATTAAAATGCCCGAAATGGATGGGTATCAAGTTTGTGAAGTCTTGAAAAGTCAGGAAAAAACGGCGGGAATTCCTGTGATTTTCTTAAGTGCTTTAGATGATGTTTTTGATAAGGTTAAAGCCTTTACTGTTGGCGGAGTTGATTATATTACAAAACCGTTTCAAGTAGAAGAAGTTTTTGCTAGAATTGAAAATCAATTAACGATTCGGCGTTTACAAAAACAATTACAAGATAAAAATCTAAAATTAGAACACTTAAATCAAGAATTACAGCGTTCTAATCGAGAATTAGAAGAATTTGCTTATGTAGTTTCCCACGATTTACAGCAACCACTACAAACAATAACAGGCTTTGCAGAACTGTTATTAGCGTTGAAGTCGGAAATTAATTTAGAACAAGAAGCGGATGAGTATGTTGCCCCCATTTTAGATGAGGGGATTAGAATGCAAGAACTGATCAAGGATTTGCTAGAATATAGTCGAGTGGGAACGAAAAAACGTAAATTTGAAGCTACCGACTGTCAGGATGTTTTCAGAAAATCTTTAGCTCATCTGCATAGTGCGATTGAAGAAAGTCGTGCTATTATTACTTCTGAGCCGTTACCAACGGTGATGGCGGATCGGATTCAAATGGGGCAATTGTTTCAAAATTTAATCGGTAATGGCATTAAATATCAACGTCCTAATGTTCAGCCTAAAATAGTAATTTCAGTTCAAGAAAAGCCCCAAGAATGGCTATTTAAGGTTGAAGATAATGGGATTGGAATTAAACCCGAAAATTTTGACCGGATTTTTCAAGTGTTTCAGCGTCTTCATACCAATCAAGAATATCCGGGGACTGGGGTAGGGTTAGCAATTTGTAAAAAAATTATTGATCGTCATCGGGGAAAAATTTGGATAGAATCAGAATGGGGAATTGGAACTACATTTTATTTTACATTACCAAAATCAGATCAGGAGGATTATGATAACTCCTAA